The Mycobacterium sp. 3519A genome contains a region encoding:
- a CDS encoding SDR family oxidoreductase — protein MGDRSLADKRIVVVGASAGIGRAFAVRAGKEGARLVLAARRGDRLADVIAEAGGGTAVVGDIRDAADRGRIADVARESLTQIDMLFISAGYAPLAMMADTTEQHLLDVLQINVIGVHQTIRACLPVLTPSAIVAVLSSDSVHCPHLALGAYSSSKAALERSLVSWRLEQPGYRFSCVEVGATVPTDFTSAFDPELLGSASAEWISRGLVPGTQMTPEGVADVLAGIFAAAADTPGVGLDHIVVKSPSAPMR, from the coding sequence ATGGGTGATCGATCCCTCGCAGATAAGCGAATCGTGGTGGTAGGCGCCTCTGCGGGCATCGGGCGCGCCTTCGCCGTCCGCGCCGGCAAAGAAGGCGCGCGACTAGTGCTTGCTGCCCGCCGCGGAGATCGACTCGCCGACGTCATCGCCGAAGCCGGCGGCGGAACCGCAGTCGTGGGCGACATCCGAGACGCGGCCGATCGCGGCAGGATTGCCGATGTCGCCAGGGAGTCACTGACCCAGATAGACATGTTGTTCATATCGGCGGGCTACGCTCCTCTGGCGATGATGGCCGACACCACCGAGCAACATCTGCTGGATGTGTTGCAGATCAACGTGATCGGTGTTCACCAGACTATCCGGGCGTGCCTTCCGGTGCTCACTCCGTCGGCCATCGTCGCCGTGTTGTCTTCGGACTCGGTGCATTGTCCGCACCTCGCGCTCGGCGCCTACTCGTCGAGTAAGGCGGCGCTGGAGCGCAGCCTGGTCTCGTGGCGGCTGGAACAGCCCGGTTATCGCTTCAGCTGCGTGGAAGTCGGTGCGACCGTGCCGACTGACTTCACTTCGGCATTCGATCCCGAACTGCTCGGCTCAGCGTCCGCCGAATGGATTTCGCGTGGCCTCGTTCCCGGTACTCAGATGACGCCGGAAGGTGTGGCCGATGTGCTAGCCGGAATATTCGCCGCTGCGGCCGACACCCCGGGGGTGGGTCTCGACCACATCGTCGTCAAGTCACCCTCGGCGCCGATGCGCTGA
- a CDS encoding aldehyde dehydrogenase has protein sequence MAEIWHEERMLIDGRLVPAASRATYGNVNPATEEVVGVAADGNADDMDDAIAAARRAFDETDWALDHSRRVECIRQLHDALTKHADELRATTVAEVGCPISLTYGPQVDAPIAGLPWLADLVDSYAWESDLGIAEPFGMKTRRYTRREPVGVVGAITPWNYPVQINLAKAVPAMAAGNTVVLKPAPDTPWAATLLGKLVAEETDIPPGVFNVVTSSGHDVGQQLCEDPRVDMISFTGSTATGTRVMTAAATTIKRVFLELGGKSALVALEDADIASVAASAAFAATTHAGQGCANTTRLVLPRNKYREGIEALVETLTDWPSGDPTDPAMLMGPLIREEQRQRVLHYINAGIAEGATVAIGGGIPEHLTRGYFVEPTVLIDVDPDATVAQEEIFGPVLAVIPHDGDDHAVTIANNSKYGLSGAVISSSDERALAVANRIRTGTVNVNGGVFYGVDVPFGGYRHSGVGREMGVAGFEEYLEIKSIAQGVKS, from the coding sequence ATGGCAGAGATCTGGCACGAAGAGCGGATGCTGATCGACGGGCGTCTGGTGCCTGCCGCATCCCGGGCGACCTATGGCAATGTCAATCCGGCCACCGAGGAGGTTGTCGGCGTCGCGGCTGACGGCAATGCCGACGACATGGATGACGCCATCGCCGCGGCCCGCCGAGCCTTCGACGAGACGGACTGGGCACTCGACCACAGCAGACGTGTCGAGTGCATCAGGCAATTGCACGACGCCCTCACCAAGCACGCCGACGAGCTGCGCGCCACGACGGTTGCCGAAGTGGGCTGCCCCATCTCACTGACCTATGGGCCACAGGTCGACGCCCCCATCGCAGGTCTGCCATGGTTGGCCGATCTGGTCGATTCCTACGCGTGGGAAAGCGATCTCGGCATTGCGGAACCCTTCGGGATGAAGACACGGCGCTACACACGACGCGAGCCCGTGGGCGTGGTGGGCGCGATCACGCCGTGGAACTATCCGGTACAGATCAATCTCGCCAAGGCCGTCCCCGCGATGGCGGCAGGCAACACCGTGGTGCTCAAGCCCGCTCCGGATACTCCGTGGGCAGCCACGTTATTGGGAAAGCTCGTCGCAGAAGAAACCGACATCCCTCCGGGGGTGTTCAACGTGGTGACCTCCTCAGGCCACGACGTCGGACAGCAACTCTGCGAAGACCCCCGGGTCGACATGATTTCGTTCACCGGATCAACCGCGACGGGCACGCGGGTCATGACCGCGGCTGCAACCACCATCAAGCGGGTGTTCCTCGAACTCGGCGGTAAGTCGGCACTCGTCGCTCTCGAGGATGCCGATATCGCCTCAGTGGCTGCCTCCGCCGCATTCGCGGCGACCACGCACGCCGGGCAGGGCTGCGCCAACACAACCCGTTTGGTGTTGCCGCGCAACAAGTACCGCGAGGGAATCGAGGCGCTCGTCGAGACTTTGACAGATTGGCCGTCCGGCGATCCGACCGACCCGGCGATGCTCATGGGACCGCTCATCCGCGAAGAGCAGCGACAACGCGTACTGCATTACATCAACGCCGGCATAGCGGAAGGCGCCACCGTTGCGATCGGCGGCGGCATTCCCGAACACCTGACGCGGGGATACTTCGTCGAACCGACAGTGCTCATCGACGTTGACCCCGACGCGACCGTTGCCCAGGAAGAGATCTTCGGACCGGTCTTGGCCGTCATCCCGCACGACGGCGACGACCACGCCGTCACGATCGCCAACAACTCGAAGTACGGGTTGTCCGGTGCAGTGATCAGCTCTTCTGACGAGCGTGCTCTGGCGGTCGCCAACCGCATCCGCACCGGCACTGTGAACGTCAACGGCGGCGTCTTCTACGGCGTCGATGTGCCGTTCGGCGGCTACCGCCACAGCGGGGTCGGGCGCGAGATGGGCGTCGCAGGTTTCGAGGAGTACCTGGAAATCAAATCCATTGCCCAAGGCGTGAAGTCATGA
- a CDS encoding TetR/AcrR family transcriptional regulator: MSTERAPAALDDQDEFDRRDQILEAANECFAQLGIHRTSVQDVARMANVSRGTVYRYFEDRNVLIEAAIEFGAQKFYEQVAAAMAKKSTLAEKIGAMAETHAKILIDHRTRNRLMADDAELMRHMISDGDTAIRRSTAFLAPYVREAQERGEVGASVDVTAASEWLARIIYSFSTVNTGQTFDMSKPDTVRRYVEKFAINGLR; the protein is encoded by the coding sequence ATGTCGACTGAGCGAGCCCCAGCCGCGCTCGACGATCAAGACGAATTCGACCGCCGGGATCAGATACTCGAAGCGGCGAACGAGTGTTTCGCTCAGCTCGGCATTCATCGCACCAGCGTGCAGGATGTCGCCCGAATGGCGAACGTGTCGCGAGGCACGGTCTACCGCTACTTCGAGGACCGCAACGTGTTGATCGAGGCGGCCATTGAGTTCGGCGCGCAGAAGTTTTACGAGCAGGTCGCCGCGGCCATGGCGAAGAAGTCGACGCTCGCCGAGAAGATCGGCGCTATGGCCGAGACGCACGCCAAGATCCTGATCGACCACCGCACCAGAAACCGCCTGATGGCCGACGACGCCGAATTGATGCGGCACATGATCTCCGACGGTGACACCGCGATTCGTCGCTCGACGGCGTTCCTAGCCCCATACGTGCGGGAAGCGCAGGAGCGCGGCGAGGTCGGTGCCAGCGTCGATGTGACGGCAGCAAGCGAGTGGCTCGCGCGCATCATCTATTCGTTCTCCACGGTCAACACGGGCCAGACGTTCGATATGAGCAAGCCCGACACCGTCCGCCGCTATGTAGAAAAGTTTGCGATCAACGGCCTGCGCTGA
- a CDS encoding SDR family NAD(P)-dependent oxidoreductase encodes MDLGVRGRNFVVVGGTSGMGFAAAQQLAADGANVALLARDGDRAADKAKRLSEQHRVQAVGISVDAAASGDGVDRAVDEAADALGPLRGLAITAGPMKQQGPFLEHADESWDWYYQMILMATVRSCRAIIPHLQRNGGGTVVTTAAYSVRAPKILIPPYNALKAAVLTMSKILAKTHGPDGIRVNTVCPGLFDTEVNDFIRAQRAQQYDVPLEDAIYTHLSSNPAWNMRVALDRGGRPHEAGELIAFLLGDRAAYMTGAVINIDGGTDF; translated from the coding sequence GTGGATCTGGGTGTCAGAGGACGCAATTTCGTCGTGGTCGGCGGTACCTCCGGCATGGGCTTCGCCGCTGCACAGCAGCTTGCGGCGGACGGGGCCAACGTCGCTTTGTTGGCGCGCGACGGCGACCGCGCGGCCGACAAGGCGAAGCGACTCTCAGAGCAGCATCGCGTGCAAGCGGTCGGCATCAGTGTCGACGCCGCGGCATCCGGAGACGGCGTCGACCGCGCCGTCGACGAAGCGGCCGACGCCCTCGGACCGTTGCGTGGCCTTGCGATCACTGCGGGTCCGATGAAGCAGCAAGGGCCGTTTCTCGAGCATGCAGACGAGTCGTGGGACTGGTACTACCAGATGATCCTGATGGCCACCGTGCGCTCATGCCGAGCGATCATTCCCCACCTACAACGCAACGGCGGAGGGACCGTGGTCACTACGGCCGCCTACTCCGTGCGCGCGCCGAAGATCCTCATTCCGCCCTACAACGCGCTCAAGGCCGCGGTGCTGACGATGTCGAAGATCCTTGCCAAAACCCATGGGCCGGACGGGATCCGGGTGAACACGGTATGTCCCGGATTGTTTGATACCGAGGTCAACGACTTCATCCGGGCGCAGCGCGCGCAGCAGTACGACGTACCTCTCGAGGACGCGATCTATACACACTTGTCGAGCAACCCGGCGTGGAACATGCGCGTCGCGTTGGACCGGGGTGGCCGACCGCACGAGGCAGGTGAACTGATCGCGTTCCTGCTGGGCGATCGGGCCGCTTACATGACGGGTGCGGTGATCAACATCGACGGGGGCACCGACTTCTAG
- a CDS encoding acyl-CoA dehydrogenase family protein has product MNNPADGFALTDDQQQLRSSVRSFLELKSDEAAVRHVMETADGYDPAVWKQMADQLGLQGLAIGEEYGGSGFGFAELAVVLEEMGRALLPSPFFGSVVLAGGLLALCADDTAKKRYLPGIASGESIVALGLAEQSGRWDVEGIQTRAVRKRDSWFLNGTKTFVLDGHIADVVLVAARTDAGISLFAVDDVDRLTRRPLSTLDPTRRQARIDFADTGATLIGADGSAWAGLSRALDVAAAGLAAEQVGGAQRCLDLAVDYAKARKQFGKPIGSFQAIRHKCADLMLEIECARGAAQYAAHSAATMAEELPAAASLAKAYCSDAYLHAAAANIQIHGGIGFTWEHPAHMYFKRAKSSGDLLGDASYHRRLLAERVGI; this is encoded by the coding sequence ATGAACAATCCCGCAGACGGTTTCGCCCTCACCGATGACCAACAACAGTTGCGTAGTTCCGTCCGTTCCTTCCTCGAGCTCAAATCGGACGAGGCCGCTGTACGTCATGTGATGGAGACGGCCGACGGTTACGACCCCGCAGTGTGGAAACAGATGGCCGACCAACTCGGGCTGCAAGGCCTTGCCATCGGCGAGGAGTACGGCGGATCCGGCTTCGGCTTCGCCGAACTCGCCGTGGTGCTCGAGGAGATGGGCCGGGCGTTGTTGCCAAGCCCCTTCTTCGGATCCGTGGTACTGGCAGGTGGCCTCTTGGCGCTGTGTGCGGACGACACGGCCAAGAAGCGCTATCTGCCAGGAATCGCGTCGGGCGAGAGCATTGTGGCCCTGGGGTTGGCGGAGCAATCCGGCCGCTGGGACGTCGAGGGAATCCAGACCCGCGCCGTGCGCAAGCGAGATTCCTGGTTCCTCAACGGCACAAAGACTTTCGTCCTCGACGGGCATATCGCCGACGTGGTGCTGGTCGCGGCCCGGACCGACGCCGGGATCTCACTGTTCGCCGTAGACGACGTCGACCGATTGACGCGTCGGCCGCTGTCCACGCTCGACCCGACCAGACGGCAAGCGCGTATCGACTTCGCCGACACTGGAGCCACCCTGATCGGCGCTGATGGCAGTGCCTGGGCCGGGCTTTCGCGTGCGTTGGATGTCGCGGCGGCGGGCCTGGCCGCCGAACAGGTCGGCGGCGCGCAGCGCTGTCTCGACCTCGCGGTCGATTACGCGAAGGCACGCAAGCAATTCGGCAAGCCAATCGGGTCGTTCCAAGCGATCCGGCACAAGTGCGCCGACTTGATGCTGGAGATCGAATGTGCCCGTGGTGCGGCACAATACGCGGCGCACTCTGCAGCAACCATGGCCGAGGAACTGCCTGCCGCCGCGTCTCTCGCCAAGGCGTACTGCTCAGACGCCTACTTGCACGCCGCCGCGGCGAACATCCAGATCCACGGTGGCATCGGATTCACCTGGGAGCACCCGGCTCATATGTACTTCAAGCGAGCGAAGTCGTCGGGTGATCTGCTCGGCGATGCCTCCTATCACCGCCGACTACTGGCCGAACGCGTCGGTATCTAG
- a CDS encoding nuclear transport factor 2 family protein encodes MTSLADLQARIERLEALDEIRQLAAKYAVALDMRDLDALVNLFVDDVGVPGKRSGRAALRAWYDTEMRHNLLGSAHGVLGHVIDIHDDSHATGLVYSRNDLETEAIWVVELLAYLDSYQRRDGHWYFAKRTPLFWYQSDVTDPPIGSAKMRWPGSPRHDGGFHDAFPSWQEFWDADPGRLDTPVRAPAAVGAWLTSLRRDAARPRVNPTGRAVNASRDR; translated from the coding sequence GTGACATCTCTTGCGGATCTGCAAGCCCGCATCGAACGTCTCGAAGCGCTCGACGAGATCCGTCAGCTCGCCGCGAAATACGCCGTCGCCCTCGACATGCGCGACCTCGATGCATTGGTCAACCTCTTCGTCGATGACGTCGGCGTTCCCGGCAAGCGCAGCGGCCGGGCCGCCCTGCGAGCGTGGTACGACACCGAGATGCGCCACAACCTACTGGGTAGCGCGCACGGTGTGCTCGGCCACGTCATCGACATCCATGACGACAGCCACGCCACTGGTCTCGTCTACTCGCGCAACGACTTGGAGACAGAAGCGATCTGGGTGGTCGAACTGCTCGCCTATCTCGACAGCTATCAGCGCCGCGACGGCCACTGGTATTTCGCAAAACGCACGCCGCTGTTCTGGTACCAGTCCGATGTCACCGACCCGCCGATCGGGTCGGCGAAAATGCGCTGGCCCGGCTCGCCACGGCACGACGGCGGATTCCACGACGCTTTTCCGTCGTGGCAGGAGTTCTGGGATGCCGACCCCGGCCGGCTCGACACCCCGGTGCGCGCGCCCGCGGCGGTCGGTGCGTGGCTGACCAGTTTGCGCCGCGACGCCGCCCGCCCACGGGTGAACCCGACCGGCCGCGCCGTCAACGCCTCAAGGGACCGTTGA
- a CDS encoding class I adenylate-forming enzyme family protein: MGSRLRTFSYEPLPYRPVIPAMLADIVGAHGDNDFVVSSIGDGTDERITYAEAEMQSAEMARKFLAAGVGKGTRVGILAPNGPAFAVAFLAATRIGAVAVPINTFFQPPELAWLLRDADIHTVVAVDRLLGKDIRDRVASAVGIAQRGVSLRVDGLPQLRNIFPLDADASEWPDPVSASFLAAVETTVRPSDDLVVIYTSGSTSEPKGVIHTHATAITHSRFIATQHEWTASDRVYIPMAFFWVGGLVFGLLGPMQIGLTILTEHKFDAGDVLRLLEAERATYATGFPHVGPALTNHPDFDSTDLSTLRDGYQQVLLAPQRRADDPSLRVAQLGMTETCSSHTWWPPHEQLPQSKRGSLGVSAPGYEHKIVDDDGNEVPNGVSGEICVRGFAMMRGIVGRNHTEVFDADGWYHTKDAGRRDDDGHLYFAGRTDDMIKTSGANVAPVEVEAAIGRFDGVRIAYVVGIPDPDKGAVVSAVVVLNEGATAAADDLVTACRKELAAYKVPKKWVILPDPAGLPYTTTNKIDKARLTDLLATGELS; encoded by the coding sequence ATGGGTAGTCGATTGAGGACCTTCAGCTACGAACCACTTCCCTATCGCCCGGTGATTCCGGCGATGCTGGCCGATATTGTCGGCGCACACGGCGACAACGATTTCGTCGTTTCGTCCATCGGCGACGGCACCGACGAGCGAATCACCTACGCGGAAGCCGAAATGCAGTCTGCGGAGATGGCCCGCAAGTTTCTCGCCGCCGGAGTGGGTAAGGGCACCCGCGTCGGAATCCTCGCCCCCAACGGACCCGCCTTCGCAGTCGCGTTTCTGGCGGCCACCCGCATCGGCGCCGTCGCGGTGCCCATCAACACGTTCTTCCAGCCGCCCGAACTCGCTTGGCTACTGCGCGATGCCGATATTCACACCGTGGTGGCCGTCGATCGTCTCCTCGGGAAAGACATTCGCGACCGCGTCGCCAGCGCAGTGGGCATCGCACAACGCGGCGTCTCGCTACGCGTCGACGGACTGCCCCAGTTACGCAACATCTTTCCGCTTGACGCAGACGCCTCGGAATGGCCCGACCCCGTGTCTGCGTCGTTTCTGGCCGCGGTCGAAACGACGGTGCGCCCCAGCGATGACCTGGTTGTCATCTACACGTCGGGCAGCACATCGGAACCCAAGGGTGTCATCCACACCCACGCGACGGCCATCACACACTCGCGGTTCATCGCGACTCAACACGAGTGGACAGCGAGCGATCGCGTTTACATACCGATGGCCTTTTTCTGGGTGGGCGGGTTGGTGTTCGGGCTGCTCGGCCCCATGCAGATCGGTCTGACCATCTTGACCGAGCACAAGTTCGACGCGGGTGACGTGCTGCGCCTACTCGAAGCCGAACGCGCCACCTACGCAACGGGTTTCCCCCACGTTGGCCCGGCGCTGACCAACCATCCCGATTTCGATAGCACCGATCTGTCGACGTTGCGCGACGGCTACCAGCAGGTGCTGCTCGCCCCGCAACGTCGCGCGGACGATCCGTCCCTGCGCGTGGCTCAACTCGGCATGACCGAGACGTGCAGTTCGCACACCTGGTGGCCCCCGCACGAACAACTACCCCAGTCCAAGCGCGGATCGCTAGGTGTGTCCGCGCCCGGTTACGAGCACAAGATCGTCGACGACGACGGTAACGAGGTGCCCAACGGTGTCTCCGGCGAGATCTGCGTTCGCGGCTTTGCGATGATGCGCGGCATCGTCGGCAGGAACCACACAGAGGTGTTCGACGCCGACGGCTGGTATCACACGAAGGACGCGGGCCGTCGCGATGACGACGGCCACCTCTACTTCGCGGGGCGTACCGACGACATGATCAAGACATCGGGCGCCAACGTGGCTCCTGTCGAGGTGGAGGCGGCCATCGGCCGGTTCGACGGGGTACGGATCGCGTACGTGGTGGGAATTCCCGACCCGGACAAAGGTGCGGTCGTCAGTGCGGTCGTGGTGCTCAACGAGGGCGCTACGGCAGCCGCAGACGATCTGGTGACCGCGTGCCGCAAGGAGTTGGCCGCCTACAAGGTCCCCAAGAAGTGGGTGATTCTGCCCGATCCCGCAGGGTTGCCATATACGACCACGAACAAGATCGACAAAGCGCGGTTGACCGACCTGCTCGCGACGGGAGAACTGTCGTGA
- a CDS encoding enoyl-CoA hydratase-related protein: MDLKRILFEVSDHVATITINRPERLNATDDLARTELAMAWARVRDDSDIRVAIITGAGDRAFCAGQDIRATAEGGIRNKVPGSRLHHEVWKPVICALNGMAVGGALHQVADSDLIIAAEHAELIDTHLKVGNVFALEPAVLLRRMPLSMVMQLALMTKEGRISAQRGYEIGLINEVVPADRLQERAREIALSIAQLSPATVQASIKAMWTSLDVGLRAANDVAYRYVLQHQMTHPDYREGMVAFAEKREPRWVVD, from the coding sequence GTGGATCTGAAGCGAATTCTGTTTGAGGTCAGCGACCATGTCGCGACGATCACGATCAACCGCCCCGAGCGGCTCAACGCCACCGACGACTTGGCCAGAACCGAACTCGCCATGGCGTGGGCGCGGGTTCGCGACGACTCGGACATCCGTGTCGCCATCATCACCGGCGCTGGTGACCGTGCGTTCTGCGCGGGTCAAGATATCCGGGCCACCGCAGAGGGCGGTATCCGCAACAAGGTACCGGGATCGCGGCTGCATCACGAGGTCTGGAAGCCGGTCATCTGTGCACTCAACGGCATGGCTGTCGGCGGCGCGCTGCACCAGGTCGCGGATTCCGATCTGATCATCGCAGCCGAACACGCCGAGTTGATCGATACGCATCTGAAGGTCGGCAACGTGTTCGCGCTCGAGCCGGCCGTGCTGCTGCGCAGAATGCCGTTGTCGATGGTGATGCAGTTGGCGCTGATGACCAAGGAGGGTCGCATCAGCGCGCAGCGAGGTTACGAGATCGGCCTCATCAACGAGGTGGTGCCTGCGGATCGCCTGCAGGAGCGCGCTCGCGAGATTGCACTCTCGATCGCCCAACTGTCACCCGCCACCGTTCAGGCTTCCATCAAGGCGATGTGGACGAGCCTGGACGTTGGCCTGCGCGCCGCCAACGATGTTGCTTATCGCTATGTGCTGCAACACCAAATGACTCACCCTGACTACCGGGAGGGCATGGTGGCCTTCGCCGAAAAGCGGGAACCTCGATGGGTAGTCGATTGA
- a CDS encoding SDR family NAD(P)-dependent oxidoreductase — MSDDRLPVAVVTGGARGIGEAIVTALIGAGYRTAVVDVNPKAIARCMDSDVARAGLIVPLELSITDRKAVEAAMSQLAAEYGPIAALINNAGMTLPATFLDQTDEDWDRIVDVNLKGTFVMGQVVARQMIQEQAGSIVNISSVSAHGVRTGPPAYAAAKSGVEGLSRLMAVQLGPLGVRVNTVVVGTTATPWLLSRKTDSEIDQMRASTLTGRIGAPDDVAAVVAFLCSPAAKHLTGQLISVSGGQWMP, encoded by the coding sequence GTGTCGGATGACAGGCTTCCCGTCGCGGTGGTGACCGGCGGAGCTCGCGGCATAGGCGAAGCCATCGTCACCGCATTGATCGGCGCGGGCTATCGGACCGCGGTAGTCGACGTGAACCCCAAGGCTATTGCGCGATGCATGGATAGCGATGTCGCCCGGGCCGGACTCATTGTCCCGCTTGAACTCTCGATCACCGACCGGAAAGCGGTGGAAGCCGCAATGAGTCAACTGGCCGCGGAATACGGCCCCATCGCCGCGCTGATCAACAATGCCGGGATGACGCTGCCTGCCACATTCCTCGATCAGACCGATGAGGACTGGGACCGAATCGTCGACGTCAACCTCAAGGGCACATTCGTGATGGGGCAAGTGGTCGCGCGTCAGATGATCCAGGAGCAGGCGGGCTCGATCGTGAACATCAGCTCGGTGTCGGCACACGGTGTGCGCACCGGACCGCCCGCGTACGCGGCGGCGAAGTCAGGCGTCGAGGGGCTGAGCCGCTTGATGGCGGTGCAACTCGGCCCACTCGGCGTACGGGTGAACACGGTCGTGGTGGGGACGACGGCAACCCCGTGGCTGCTATCGCGCAAGACTGACAGTGAGATCGACCAGATGCGCGCTTCCACCCTGACCGGGCGGATCGGCGCGCCTGACGACGTCGCGGCGGTAGTCGCTTTTCTGTGCTCGCCCGCCGCGAAACATCTGACCGGTCAGCTCATCTCGGTATCGGGCGGACAGTGGATGCCGTGA
- a CDS encoding TetR/AcrR family transcriptional regulator, translating to MLTMDQRRARGRRNRDALIAAAIELFTSNGYEETTVEQISSAAGVAPRTFFHHFAAKEDILFHGYADRLEEATRRFRDSASASLWGALAEASEAVASAISEQPEIFLVRAEMYRRLPSLRATMLRINEDWIDQMTAEVARWLDTRDHVDVRPRLAATIVNGANRAAIDVWVSGGGTGDLAAMMSDAVDLLRPSIDRIERAVKENRSRRVG from the coding sequence ATGCTGACCATGGACCAGCGCAGGGCGCGAGGCCGGCGAAATCGGGATGCCCTGATAGCAGCCGCCATCGAACTGTTCACGAGTAACGGCTATGAGGAGACCACCGTCGAACAGATCTCCTCCGCGGCCGGCGTCGCACCGCGGACGTTCTTCCATCACTTCGCCGCCAAGGAGGACATCCTCTTCCATGGCTACGCGGACCGACTCGAGGAGGCCACGCGCCGATTCCGCGACTCGGCATCAGCTTCGCTGTGGGGGGCACTCGCCGAAGCGTCGGAGGCTGTTGCGTCGGCCATCAGCGAGCAGCCGGAAATCTTTCTGGTCAGGGCGGAGATGTACCGCCGTTTGCCGTCCCTGCGCGCAACGATGCTCCGGATCAACGAGGACTGGATCGACCAGATGACGGCAGAAGTGGCCCGCTGGTTGGACACCCGGGATCACGTCGACGTGCGGCCACGACTCGCCGCAACGATCGTCAACGGCGCCAACCGGGCCGCGATCGACGTGTGGGTTTCCGGTGGCGGGACCGGCGACCTGGCGGCGATGATGTCCGACGCGGTCGACCTGCTGCGGCCGTCCATCGACCGGATCGAGCGCGCTGTCAAAGAGAACAGGAGCCGCCGTGTCGGATGA
- a CDS encoding MaoC/PaaZ C-terminal domain-containing protein: MTAPVILSDALVGITLAETHFQWTDTDAILYALGVGARPPEELQLLDEHCGPAVLPTFALIANWWAVKDLRAALNLGSYPIVHSAQSLRLERPLGTSGEVTITAEVTAVWDKGRHAAIEVTSVGVDSQGPLFSASAQTMVLGGGGFGGSRGPGPAEDPTGAPDAVFVDVVRPEQAAIYRLSGDRNPLHIDPVAARKFGFDDVFLHGLCTLGFAARALINTIGDGDPQTLTSISCRFAKPVMLDSELCTEVWRSGDSVRFQTLQGDVVALTSGSATLAGC; this comes from the coding sequence GTGACCGCGCCCGTGATCCTCTCCGACGCCCTTGTCGGCATCACTCTTGCCGAGACCCACTTCCAGTGGACCGACACCGACGCCATCCTCTACGCGCTTGGCGTGGGTGCCCGCCCGCCGGAGGAACTGCAGCTTCTCGACGAGCACTGCGGGCCGGCCGTGCTGCCGACTTTCGCGCTGATCGCCAACTGGTGGGCCGTCAAGGATCTACGCGCGGCGCTGAATCTCGGTTCGTACCCGATCGTGCATTCCGCGCAGTCGTTGCGGCTCGAACGCCCCCTTGGCACGAGCGGCGAGGTCACGATCACCGCCGAGGTGACCGCGGTCTGGGACAAGGGCAGGCACGCCGCCATCGAAGTGACATCGGTGGGCGTGGACTCGCAGGGGCCACTGTTCAGCGCGTCGGCTCAGACGATGGTGCTGGGGGGCGGTGGCTTCGGGGGATCGCGCGGACCAGGGCCTGCCGAGGATCCCACCGGGGCGCCTGACGCGGTGTTCGTCGACGTGGTGCGCCCCGAGCAGGCCGCGATCTATCGGCTCAGCGGTGACCGCAACCCACTACACATCGACCCCGTCGCGGCCAGGAAGTTCGGATTCGACGACGTGTTCCTGCACGGGTTGTGCACTCTCGGTTTCGCCGCGCGGGCGTTGATCAACACGATCGGCGACGGCGACCCGCAAACGCTTACGTCGATCAGCTGTCGATTCGCCAAACCGGTCATGCTCGACTCCGAACTGTGCACAGAGGTATGGCGCAGCGGCGATTCTGTGCGGTTCCAAACCCTGCAAGGCGATGTCGTCGCACTCACTTCGGGAAGCGCAACGTTGGCAGGATGCTGA